The genomic stretch TTTTGACATAAATTTATTCTTCGTGATATTCATcgatttattgaaaatatagtAAAACGACGCCGCTATAATCATTAGACATTAGTCGATAAGAAACAAACATTATATGTATTAAAGTGTAAGATTCCGATATCATGGCCAATAAGGATGACGAAGAAACGTATCTAGACGACGACGTCTATATAAACCCCGAAGATGGTATGCCAAACATCCATCCTAATATTGCGAACTTTGGCGAATTGGCGAATCAAGACGCCGACTCTCAAGAGGTATCCAACGATTTGGACGACTTACCTAAATCTGTaatcgtaacaaacatacatagtGACGTTTTCGGGGACGACAAATTGAAAAAGGATCTAGAAGATCTATTTCGCACATTTTCAGATAATATAACGTTTCAGTGGTTGCGAAGTTTTAAACGCTTACGTGTTAATTATGACAGTCCACTAGCGGCGGCGAATGCTCGTGTGAGGTTACACCAATATCCATTTTATACTTCGTCCATCAATTGTTATTTTGCACAACCAGTGACGCCAATCTCTATAAAGAACTTAAGACCGCCGGCTCCCGTTAAACAGTACCTGATTTCACCTCCGGCTAGTCCCCCTATTGGCTGGGAGCCACGGGAAGAGGGTGAGCCGATAGTAAACCCTGACTTACTAGCAGC from Pararge aegeria chromosome 15, ilParAegt1.1, whole genome shotgun sequence encodes the following:
- the LOC120629780 gene encoding protein sarah: MANKDDEETYLDDDVYINPEDGMPNIHPNIANFGELANQDADSQEVSNDLDDLPKSVIVTNIHSDVFGDDKLKKDLEDLFRTFSDNITFQWLRSFKRLRVNYDSPLAAANARVRLHQYPFYTSSINCYFAQPVTPISIKNLRPPAPVKQYLISPPASPPIGWEPREEGEPIVNPDLLAAIASLAPGESHELHAPTPTQPAIVVHTALSPETNAPTVGCQIQHTRCPEY